From the Sphingomonas phyllosphaerae 5.2 genome, one window contains:
- a CDS encoding transglutaminase family protein → MRYDIRHITRFDYGNAVKFARCNLRLKPIDWPGQRLEEYALHVAPSGRTSPAHAEAGLAHVTRLVVDERVRHLTIESVARLTVDRLVPVPDATDPTIAEVSAWARASNDLSAAGPAAYLYPSPLIPLDREIADYCAPDLAPDRNVLEAGIALAQRIQRDLAFDPAATLVDTPPHEAFRKRRGVCQDFAQIMLTGLRAAGLPAAYASGYIRTIPPPGQARLVGADATHAWVLIWCGPSRGWVGVDPTNGIWMAGDHIIVAVGRDYAEIAPVDGVVLGSGAQAMEVSVDVAPVAE, encoded by the coding sequence ATGCGTTACGACATCCGCCACATCACCCGTTTCGACTATGGCAATGCGGTCAAGTTCGCGCGGTGCAACCTGCGGCTGAAGCCGATCGACTGGCCGGGCCAGCGGCTGGAGGAATATGCACTCCATGTCGCGCCGTCGGGTCGCACCTCGCCCGCCCATGCCGAGGCCGGTCTGGCGCATGTCACCCGGCTGGTCGTCGACGAACGCGTCCGCCACCTGACGATCGAGAGCGTCGCGCGGCTCACCGTCGACCGGCTGGTGCCGGTGCCCGACGCCACCGATCCGACGATCGCCGAGGTTTCGGCGTGGGCGCGTGCCTCCAACGACCTTTCGGCGGCCGGGCCGGCGGCGTACCTCTACCCCTCGCCGCTGATCCCGCTGGATCGTGAGATCGCCGATTATTGCGCGCCCGATCTCGCGCCCGACCGGAACGTGCTGGAGGCGGGCATCGCGCTGGCGCAGCGTATCCAGCGCGACCTGGCCTTCGATCCCGCCGCCACGCTGGTCGACACGCCTCCGCACGAAGCGTTCCGCAAGCGCCGCGGCGTCTGCCAGGATTTCGCGCAGATCATGCTGACCGGCTTGCGCGCCGCCGGCCTGCCCGCCGCCTATGCCTCTGGCTATATCCGTACCATTCCGCCGCCCGGACAGGCGCGGCTGGTCGGCGCCGACGCCACGCACGCCTGGGTGCTGATCTGGTGCGGCCCGTCGCGCGGCTGGGTCGGCGTCGATCCCACCAACGGCATCTGGATGGCGGGTGACCATATCATCGTCGCCGTGGGCCGCGATTATGCCGAGATCGCGCCGGTCGACGGCGTCGTGCTCGGCTCCGGCGCACAGGCGATGGAGGTCAGCGTCGACGTCGCGCCGGTCGCCGAATAG
- a CDS encoding circularly permuted type 2 ATP-grasp protein, with the protein MRAAAAAPWIAVLEELSAVAGDDLGHARERVQRHAADIGTGFRIIGEDSERPWPVSPVPLLIENDEWATIERGVVQRADLFETILKDLYGDARLVARGHIPAPLVTGSPLYLRPLVGLSPPGGHHLHFVAIDLGRSPAGEWRVLADHLRAPTGAGYALENRLAVSRTLGGLQARLNVRRHAPFFAAFREGLAAACERTDPRIGLLTPGRYNPSYPEQAHLARYLGLLLVEGDDLAALEDRLYVRTIGGLKRIDALWRRLDPRLLDPLAFDSHSRIGVPGLIDVWAQGNVVLANAPGAGVLESAAFSAFLPQLATRLTGADLILPNIATWWCGQPREAAHVAAELDSMLLSSAFGARTLGLPGDAPIAGADLTPEQRAAFLDDLTRRPQDYVGQEIVRLSTMPVVIGDQLEPRPFTLRVFAARDATGRWQVLPGGFARIGEHPDPRAAVMGEGTWSADVCVHGADPVAPVSLLPAPDSLHIRRNPGTLPSRVADNFFWLGRYLERGEALLAAIRVMLGHSIDAEPGAAPDETTIARLVAEIVDTGAAPPPASLRRADLTAFARMAMETQEGGWQSVAAINTHAQRIAGGSRDRLSVDMVRLLDAPFPTHRGTLDRAGSLQRRYAAIAGLSAEHMGRTASWRFHDLGRRVERARANVRAARAFGMSGASADDLSTLLDLADSQISYRQRYLTGIARVPVVDLTVLDPGNPRALAFQVERIREHLAALPVLDDDGMAEPQQIEATELYALVAPAQAALLDPETLNEVERRLFRLSEAIAHRYFLQGAEPLRASGLTLA; encoded by the coding sequence ATGCGCGCCGCCGCCGCCGCGCCGTGGATCGCGGTGCTTGAGGAACTGTCGGCAGTCGCCGGCGATGATCTCGGGCACGCGCGCGAACGGGTGCAACGCCATGCCGCAGACATCGGCACCGGCTTCCGCATCATCGGCGAGGACAGCGAGCGGCCGTGGCCGGTGAGCCCGGTCCCGCTGTTGATCGAGAACGACGAGTGGGCGACGATCGAGCGCGGCGTCGTGCAGCGCGCCGACCTGTTCGAGACGATCCTGAAGGACCTGTACGGCGACGCCCGGCTGGTCGCGCGCGGACATATCCCCGCGCCGCTCGTCACCGGCAGCCCGCTCTATCTCCGCCCGCTGGTCGGACTTTCGCCACCCGGTGGCCACCATCTGCATTTCGTCGCGATCGACCTTGGGCGCAGCCCGGCGGGCGAGTGGCGCGTGCTCGCCGACCATCTCCGCGCCCCGACCGGCGCGGGATATGCGCTGGAGAACCGGCTGGCGGTCAGCCGCACGCTCGGCGGGTTGCAGGCGCGCCTCAACGTACGCCGCCACGCGCCCTTCTTCGCGGCGTTCCGCGAGGGGCTGGCCGCGGCGTGCGAGCGTACCGACCCGCGCATCGGGTTGCTGACGCCGGGCCGCTACAATCCCAGCTACCCCGAGCAGGCGCATCTCGCGCGATATCTCGGGCTGCTGCTGGTCGAGGGCGATGATCTCGCGGCACTGGAGGATCGGCTGTACGTCCGCACGATCGGCGGGCTGAAGCGTATCGACGCCCTCTGGCGACGGCTCGACCCGCGGCTGCTCGATCCGCTGGCGTTCGACTCGCACTCGCGGATCGGCGTGCCGGGGCTGATCGACGTCTGGGCGCAGGGCAATGTCGTGCTTGCCAACGCGCCTGGCGCGGGGGTGCTGGAGAGTGCGGCGTTCAGCGCGTTCCTGCCGCAGCTCGCCACGCGGCTGACCGGCGCCGACCTGATCCTGCCCAACATCGCGACATGGTGGTGCGGGCAGCCCCGCGAGGCGGCGCATGTCGCGGCCGAACTCGATTCCATGCTGCTGTCGTCCGCGTTCGGTGCGCGCACGCTGGGGCTGCCGGGCGATGCCCCGATCGCCGGTGCGGACCTGACGCCGGAGCAGCGCGCCGCCTTCCTCGACGACCTCACCCGGCGTCCGCAGGATTATGTCGGGCAGGAAATCGTGCGATTGTCGACAATGCCCGTGGTGATCGGTGACCAGCTGGAGCCGCGCCCGTTCACGCTGCGCGTCTTCGCGGCACGCGATGCAACAGGCCGCTGGCAGGTGCTGCCCGGCGGATTCGCGCGGATCGGCGAGCATCCCGATCCGCGCGCGGCGGTGATGGGCGAAGGAACGTGGTCCGCCGACGTCTGCGTCCATGGCGCGGACCCCGTCGCGCCTGTGTCGCTGCTTCCGGCGCCCGACTCGCTGCACATCCGGCGTAATCCCGGCACGTTGCCGAGCCGCGTCGCGGACAATTTCTTCTGGCTGGGCCGCTATCTGGAGCGCGGAGAGGCGTTGCTGGCGGCGATCCGTGTCATGCTCGGGCACTCGATCGATGCCGAGCCCGGTGCTGCGCCGGACGAGACGACGATCGCGCGACTGGTCGCCGAGATCGTCGACACCGGCGCCGCGCCGCCGCCCGCCAGCCTGCGCCGCGCCGATCTGACCGCCTTCGCACGAATGGCGATGGAGACGCAGGAAGGTGGTTGGCAGTCGGTCGCCGCGATCAACACCCATGCGCAGCGGATCGCCGGCGGCTCGCGCGATCGGTTGTCGGTGGACATGGTCCGCCTGCTCGACGCGCCCTTTCCCACGCACCGCGGGACGCTCGACCGCGCCGGCTCGCTCCAGCGCCGCTACGCCGCGATCGCCGGACTGTCGGCGGAACATATGGGGCGCACCGCATCGTGGCGCTTTCACGACCTGGGCCGCCGCGTAGAGCGCGCGCGCGCCAACGTACGTGCCGCGCGCGCGTTCGGGATGAGTGGCGCCTCCGCCGACGATCTTTCGACGCTGCTCGACCTTGCCGACAGCCAGATCAGCTATCGCCAGCGTTACCTGACCGGGATCGCGCGCGTGCCGGTGGTCGACCTGACCGTGCTCGACCCCGGCAATCCGCGCGCACTCGCCTTCCAGGTCGAACGGATCCGCGAGCATCTCGCGGCGCTGCCGGTGCTCGACGACGACGGCATGGCCGAGCCGCAACAGATCGAGGCGACCGAACTCTACGCGCTTGTCGCGCCGGCGCAGGCCGCGTTGCTCGATCCCGAGACGCTGAACGAGGTCGAACGTCGACTCTTCCGCCTGTCGGAGGCGATCGCGCATCGCTATTTCCTGCAAGGCGCCGAGCCGCTGCGCGCCAGCGGGCTGACATTGGCATGA
- the ligD gene encoding DNA ligase D, with amino-acid sequence MPERDPLERYNAKRDFSRTAEPAGTLAAGHGNSFMVQKHDATRLHWDFRLELDGVLKSWAVTRGPSLDPNEKRLAVRTEDHPLSYASFEGTIPAGEYGGGTVMLWDRGTWSPIKGKSAADLDKGHLHFVLDGERMRGEWLLIRLRPRGKEKRENWLLRKIEDAEAGGTDTLVETALTSVATGRTMQEIAEGTKPKAAPRKPAAKSAKKKAGAAALPPAFEAPQLCTLVDHVPAGAEWIHEVKYDGYRALVAIGGGAAKVYTRSGLDWTDKFPGIAEAAAALSVDSALIDGEVVAFKDGRPDFSTLKDAIGAGGAMTLFAFDLLECDGADLRALPNVTRKERLRALVGAGEERLRFAEHVVGAGEQLFETMCREGYEGVVSKRADAPYRGRRTSAWLKAKCIRRQEFVIVGWLPSTKSRGFRSLLLGVHEGDALRYAGKVGTGFDAATMDNLRTQLDRLARKTATVDAPRAAVKGAQWVKPTLVAEVAFAETTPDGVLRHSSFIGLRGDKPAAEVVAERPAPAPAPTAAKSAIKVSSRDRVIFPESKVTKGDLADYYAQVAGVMLPWAGHRPVSLVRCPQGRARQCFFQKHDAGSFGEAVHQVPIREKDGSTEDYLFVDDADGLVACVQMGTIEFHGWGSRVDALERPDRMVFDLDPDEDLGFEETKRAAAHLKEQLAELGLVSFPLLSGGKGVHVVVPLTPQAEWPAVRDFAERFARALAQAEPERFVAVMSKAKRKGRIFIDYLRNQRGATAIMPYAARARAGAPVAAPVSWTELRDLDTAAHWHVGDAADLITRANGRTLAGWGVAAQVLPDF; translated from the coding sequence GTGCCTGAGCGCGATCCGCTCGAGCGCTACAACGCCAAGCGGGATTTCTCGCGCACCGCCGAGCCGGCGGGAACGCTGGCGGCCGGGCACGGCAACAGCTTCATGGTCCAGAAGCACGATGCGACGCGCTTGCACTGGGACTTCCGGCTGGAGCTGGACGGCGTCCTCAAGAGCTGGGCGGTGACGCGCGGCCCCAGCCTGGACCCGAACGAAAAGCGGCTGGCGGTGCGCACCGAGGATCATCCGCTCTCCTACGCCAGCTTCGAGGGGACAATTCCGGCGGGCGAGTACGGCGGCGGAACGGTGATGCTGTGGGATCGCGGCACCTGGTCGCCGATCAAAGGCAAGAGCGCCGCCGACCTCGACAAGGGCCACCTCCATTTCGTCCTCGACGGGGAGCGGATGAGGGGCGAGTGGCTGCTGATCCGGCTACGTCCGCGCGGCAAGGAGAAGCGCGAAAACTGGCTGCTCCGCAAGATCGAGGATGCCGAGGCGGGCGGGACCGACACGCTGGTCGAAACCGCGCTCACCAGCGTCGCGACCGGCCGCACGATGCAGGAAATCGCCGAAGGGACGAAACCCAAGGCAGCGCCGCGCAAGCCCGCCGCCAAGAGCGCGAAGAAGAAGGCCGGCGCAGCCGCCCTACCGCCAGCCTTCGAAGCTCCGCAGCTCTGCACCCTGGTCGATCACGTGCCCGCCGGCGCGGAGTGGATCCACGAGGTGAAATACGACGGTTATCGCGCGCTGGTGGCGATCGGCGGTGGCGCCGCAAAGGTCTACACCCGCAGCGGGCTGGACTGGACCGACAAGTTCCCCGGCATCGCCGAAGCCGCTGCCGCGCTATCCGTCGATAGCGCGCTGATCGACGGAGAAGTGGTCGCGTTCAAGGACGGGCGTCCCGACTTCTCGACGCTCAAGGACGCGATTGGCGCGGGTGGAGCGATGACGCTGTTCGCGTTCGACCTGCTGGAATGCGATGGCGCCGATTTGCGTGCGCTCCCCAACGTCACGCGCAAGGAGCGGCTGCGCGCGCTGGTCGGCGCGGGCGAGGAACGGCTGCGGTTCGCCGAGCATGTCGTCGGCGCGGGCGAACAACTGTTCGAGACGATGTGCCGCGAAGGTTATGAAGGCGTCGTCTCGAAGCGCGCCGACGCCCCCTATCGCGGGCGTCGCACCTCGGCATGGCTGAAGGCCAAGTGCATCAGGCGACAGGAATTCGTGATCGTCGGCTGGCTACCCTCGACCAAGTCGCGCGGCTTCCGCTCGCTGCTGCTGGGTGTCCATGAGGGTGACGCGTTGCGCTACGCAGGCAAGGTCGGCACCGGGTTCGACGCCGCCACGATGGACAACCTGCGCACGCAGCTCGACAGGCTGGCGCGCAAGACCGCCACCGTCGACGCCCCGCGCGCGGCGGTAAAGGGGGCGCAGTGGGTGAAGCCGACGCTGGTCGCGGAGGTCGCCTTCGCCGAGACGACCCCCGACGGCGTGCTCCGCCATTCCAGCTTCATCGGCCTGCGCGGCGACAAGCCCGCGGCGGAGGTGGTCGCCGAGCGGCCGGCCCCTGCCCCCGCCCCGACCGCAGCGAAAAGCGCGATCAAGGTGTCGAGCCGCGACCGCGTGATCTTCCCCGAGAGCAAGGTGACCAAGGGCGACCTCGCCGACTATTACGCGCAGGTCGCGGGCGTGATGCTGCCGTGGGCGGGACACCGCCCGGTCAGCCTGGTGCGTTGCCCGCAGGGCCGCGCGCGGCAATGTTTCTTCCAGAAGCACGACGCGGGATCGTTCGGCGAGGCCGTGCACCAAGTGCCGATCCGCGAAAAGGACGGCAGCACCGAAGACTATCTGTTCGTCGACGACGCCGACGGGCTGGTCGCCTGCGTCCAGATGGGTACGATCGAGTTCCACGGCTGGGGATCGCGCGTCGATGCGCTCGAACGCCCCGATCGCATGGTCTTCGACCTCGACCCCGACGAGGACCTCGGATTCGAGGAGACGAAACGCGCGGCGGCGCACCTGAAAGAGCAACTCGCCGAGCTCGGGCTGGTCAGCTTCCCGCTCCTGTCCGGCGGCAAGGGCGTCCACGTCGTCGTGCCGCTGACGCCGCAGGCGGAATGGCCGGCGGTGCGGGATTTCGCCGAACGCTTCGCGCGCGCACTGGCGCAGGCCGAGCCTGAACGGTTCGTGGCGGTGATGAGCAAGGCCAAGCGCAAGGGACGGATTTTCATCGACTATCTTCGCAATCAACGCGGCGCGACCGCGATCATGCCCTATGCCGCCCGCGCCCGAGCCGGTGCGCCGGTTGCGGCCCCGGTATCCTGGACAGAGCTGCGTGATCTCGACACGGCCGCGCATTGGCACGTCGGGGATGCTGCGGACCTGATCACACGCGCCAACGGGCGGACGCTGGCGGGCTGGGGCGTTGCGGCACAAGTTTTGCCGGACTTCTAG
- a CDS encoding Ku protein, whose translation MAARAYWQGQIRLALVSIPVEIYSATKSGAQVAFHQIHEPSGQRIKYEKVAPGVGPVDTDEIMKGFEIEKGEYVLLEQDEIDAVKLESKKTLELTQFVDAHEIDVLYYEKPYFVVPADDLAEEAFIVLREALRRTKKVGLGQLAMRGREYVVSLKPCGRGMVLETLRYADEVHRAQGYFRDIPDDKPDADLLDLAEALIEKKAAAFDPSEFHDRYVDALKGLIERKRKAKGRKIIEDKGGDDARSGSNVVDLMAALKKSMEKPGAAAAEKKPAAKKAPAKRAPAKKRA comes from the coding sequence ATGGCGGCACGCGCATATTGGCAGGGACAGATCCGGCTGGCGCTGGTGTCGATCCCGGTCGAGATCTATTCCGCCACGAAGTCCGGCGCGCAGGTGGCTTTCCACCAGATCCACGAACCCAGCGGGCAGCGCATCAAGTACGAGAAGGTCGCGCCCGGCGTCGGCCCGGTCGACACCGACGAAATCATGAAGGGTTTCGAGATCGAGAAGGGCGAATACGTCCTGCTCGAACAGGACGAGATCGATGCGGTGAAACTCGAATCGAAGAAGACGCTGGAGCTGACGCAATTCGTCGACGCGCACGAGATCGACGTCCTTTATTACGAGAAACCGTATTTCGTCGTCCCGGCCGACGACCTCGCCGAGGAGGCGTTCATCGTGCTGCGCGAGGCGCTCCGGCGGACGAAGAAGGTTGGGCTCGGGCAACTCGCCATGCGGGGGCGCGAATATGTGGTGAGCCTGAAGCCGTGCGGACGCGGCATGGTCCTCGAGACGCTGCGCTACGCCGACGAGGTGCACCGCGCGCAGGGCTATTTTCGCGACATTCCCGACGACAAGCCCGACGCGGACCTGCTCGATCTCGCCGAGGCGCTGATCGAGAAGAAGGCCGCCGCCTTCGATCCGTCCGAATTCCACGATCGCTATGTCGATGCGCTCAAGGGCCTGATCGAGCGCAAGCGCAAGGCCAAGGGGCGCAAGATCATCGAGGACAAGGGCGGCGACGACGCCCGTTCGGGCTCCAACGTCGTCGACCTGATGGCGGCGCTGAAGAAGTCGATGGAGAAACCGGGCGCCGCGGCGGCGGAGAAGAAGCCCGCCGCCAAGAAGGCCCCGGCCAAGCGCGCACCGGCGAAGAAACGTGCCTGA
- the pdxH gene encoding pyridoxamine 5'-phosphate oxidase, translating into MSDDPFTLFDRWFAEARDSEPNDPNAMALATADARGRPSVRMVLLKGHGAGGFVFYTNRGSRKAGDLAANAQAGLLFHWKSLRRQVRIEGAVTHASDAESDAYFATRGRDSQLGAWASEQSQPLDGRATFEARFEEMKARFDGQDVPRPPNWGGYRVTPDMFEFWHDRAHRLHERRVFTRAGGGWSEGLLFP; encoded by the coding sequence ATGTCCGACGATCCCTTCACCCTGTTCGACCGCTGGTTCGCCGAGGCGCGTGACAGCGAGCCGAACGACCCGAATGCCATGGCGCTCGCCACCGCCGACGCGCGCGGTCGTCCGTCGGTGCGGATGGTGCTGCTGAAGGGGCACGGCGCCGGGGGCTTCGTGTTCTACACCAATCGCGGCAGCCGCAAGGCCGGCGATCTGGCGGCGAACGCGCAGGCGGGGCTGCTCTTCCACTGGAAGTCGCTGCGCCGTCAGGTGCGGATCGAAGGCGCTGTCACCCACGCCAGCGATGCGGAGAGCGACGCCTATTTCGCGACGCGCGGGCGCGACTCGCAGCTTGGTGCCTGGGCGTCGGAGCAATCGCAACCGCTCGACGGCCGTGCCACGTTCGAGGCGCGCTTCGAGGAAATGAAGGCGCGCTTCGACGGGCAGGATGTGCCGCGCCCGCCCAATTGGGGCGGCTATCGTGTCACGCCCGACATGTTCGAATTCTGGCACGACCGCGCCCATCGCCTGCACGAGCGCCGCGTGTTCACGCGAGCCGGCGGCGGGTGGAGCGAAGGATTGCTGTTCCCATGA
- a CDS encoding cation diffusion facilitator family transporter, producing the protein MTRDERRRVVPLAMRAALASVAMACTLLIVKGYAAWHTGSVAMLGSLADTGLDLLASLVTLYGVKLAAEPADHDHRFGHGKAEALAALFQVVLITASAIGIAVQAIRRFSDPVANEDAGLGIGVSIAAMVATFALLAYQRSIIRKTGSVAIMADNVHYQSDMLLNVAVIAALVLDQYVGISGADPVFGIAIAAWLAWGAFQASSQAIDMLMDKEWPEAQRAAFVEVAARQPGIRGIHDFRTRRAGSHDFAQFHMEVDPDLSVRSAHDIVERVERALRDTFPRVETLIHLDPEGHIDTDNPLVEADVTPHWFSKRL; encoded by the coding sequence ATGACCCGCGACGAACGTCGCCGTGTCGTCCCGTTGGCGATGCGCGCCGCGCTCGCCAGCGTGGCGATGGCGTGCACGCTGCTGATCGTGAAGGGCTATGCCGCGTGGCATACCGGATCGGTCGCGATGCTGGGCAGCCTTGCGGACACCGGGCTCGACCTGCTCGCCAGCCTCGTGACCCTGTACGGCGTGAAGCTGGCCGCCGAGCCCGCCGACCACGATCACCGCTTCGGCCATGGCAAGGCGGAGGCGCTGGCGGCGTTGTTCCAGGTCGTGCTGATCACCGCGTCCGCGATCGGGATCGCTGTCCAGGCGATCCGGCGCTTCTCCGATCCGGTCGCCAACGAGGATGCCGGTCTGGGGATCGGCGTGTCGATCGCAGCGATGGTCGCGACGTTTGCGCTGCTCGCCTATCAACGCAGCATCATCCGCAAGACCGGATCGGTCGCGATCATGGCCGACAACGTCCATTATCAATCGGACATGCTGCTGAACGTGGCGGTGATCGCGGCGCTGGTGCTGGATCAATATGTCGGCATCTCCGGCGCGGATCCGGTGTTCGGCATCGCGATCGCGGCATGGCTGGCCTGGGGGGCGTTCCAGGCGTCCAGCCAGGCGATCGACATGCTGATGGACAAGGAATGGCCCGAGGCGCAGCGCGCCGCCTTCGTGGAGGTCGCCGCGCGCCAGCCCGGCATCCGCGGCATCCACGATTTCCGCACGCGTCGCGCCGGCAGCCACGATTTTGCGCAATTCCACATGGAGGTCGATCCGGACCTGTCGGTACGGTCGGCGCACGACATCGTCGAGCGGGTCGAGCGCGCATTGCGCGACACCTTCCCGCGCGTCGAGACGCTGATCCACCTCGACCCCGAGGGACATATCGATACCGACAACCCGCTGGTCGAGGCCGATGTGACACCGCACTGGTTCTCCAAGCGGCTGTAG
- a CDS encoding PhzF family phenazine biosynthesis protein yields the protein MRIPFTQVDAFTDRPFGGNPAAVMPLAVWPDDAVLLAIAQENNLSETAFLVPDASGAADYELRWFTPADEIALCGHATLASGHVVLSSDPDRARVRFRTRQSGVLEVARDGAGYELALPALVPTPRDLPGIVAALGVTSVATLWHDGGYAVAVLKDEAAVRACAPDLRALEQEGRLLVIITAPGDTTDIVSRAFTPAFAIPEDPVTGSAHAVVVPYWAQRLGRDAFSAWQASARGGRLGCRLAGDRVVLRGECVTTIEGTFLLP from the coding sequence ATGCGCATTCCGTTCACCCAGGTCGACGCCTTCACCGACCGCCCGTTCGGTGGCAATCCGGCCGCGGTGATGCCGCTGGCCGTGTGGCCCGACGATGCCGTGCTGCTGGCGATCGCGCAGGAGAACAATCTGTCCGAAACTGCCTTCCTTGTGCCGGATGCCAGCGGCGCGGCCGATTATGAATTGCGCTGGTTCACGCCGGCGGACGAGATTGCGCTATGCGGCCATGCGACGCTCGCCAGCGGGCATGTGGTGCTGTCGTCCGATCCGGACCGCGCGCGGGTGCGGTTCCGCACGCGGCAATCGGGCGTACTGGAGGTTGCGCGCGACGGCGCCGGGTATGAACTGGCCTTGCCGGCGCTCGTGCCGACCCCCCGCGACCTGCCCGGCATCGTCGCGGCACTGGGCGTCACTTCAGTCGCGACGCTGTGGCACGATGGCGGCTATGCGGTGGCGGTGTTGAAGGACGAAGCGGCGGTGCGCGCCTGCGCGCCAGACCTGCGCGCGCTGGAGCAAGAGGGGCGGTTGCTGGTGATCATCACCGCGCCGGGCGACACGACCGACATCGTCAGCCGCGCGTTCACCCCGGCGTTCGCGATTCCGGAGGATCCCGTGACCGGCAGCGCGCACGCAGTGGTCGTGCCTTATTGGGCGCAGCGGCTTGGACGTGACGCCTTCTCCGCCTGGCAGGCCAGCGCGCGCGGCGGCCGGCTCGGCTGCCGGCTGGCGGGCGACCGCGTCGTGCTGCGCGGTGAATGCGTCACCACGATCGAGGGCACGTTCCTGCTGCCCTGA
- the radC gene encoding RadC family protein — protein sequence MAEDDEMRTLDARGHRARLRARLLADPDGLLDHELVEYLLALAIPRQDTKPLAKALLREFGGLPALLGADPSALARVPGMGETSAAAIRIAHAAAIRLVRARTREAPVLSNWQALADYLHADMAHDMVERFRVLHLNTRNMLIRDEVMARGTIDEAAVHVREVIKRALEVGSAALILVHNHPSGDPSPSRADIDITRTIAAAGKPLNIAVHDHLIVGLNGQVSLRAKGLI from the coding sequence ATGGCCGAAGACGACGAGATGCGCACGCTGGATGCCAGGGGACACCGTGCCCGGTTGCGCGCACGACTGCTCGCCGATCCGGACGGACTGCTCGATCACGAGTTGGTCGAGTATCTGCTCGCGCTCGCGATCCCGCGGCAAGATACCAAGCCGCTCGCCAAGGCGCTGCTGCGCGAGTTCGGCGGGCTGCCGGCGCTGCTCGGCGCCGATCCGTCCGCACTGGCGCGCGTGCCGGGCATGGGGGAGACCAGCGCCGCGGCGATCCGCATCGCGCATGCCGCGGCGATCCGGCTGGTCCGCGCCCGCACCCGCGAGGCCCCGGTCTTGTCGAACTGGCAGGCGCTGGCGGATTACCTTCATGCCGACATGGCGCATGACATGGTCGAACGGTTCCGCGTGCTGCACCTGAATACGCGCAACATGCTGATCCGCGACGAAGTAATGGCGCGCGGGACGATCGACGAAGCGGCGGTGCATGTGCGCGAAGTGATCAAGCGCGCGCTGGAGGTCGGCTCCGCCGCGCTGATTCTGGTCCACAACCATCCGTCGGGCGACCCGTCCCCGAGCCGCGCCGACATCGACATCACGCGCACGATCGCCGCGGCGGGCAAGCCGCTCAACATCGCGGTCCACGACCATCTGATCGTCGGGCTGAACGGACAGGTCAGCCTGCGCGCCAAAGGCCTGATCTGA